From the genome of Tolypothrix sp. NIES-4075:
AAATTAATTATGCGTTATCCAGAACCCTTGTAGAGACGTAGCATTGCTACGTCTCTACATCTTTTCGACTTTTATGTCTAATGGAATTTTGACTACTTCACAGTCACCTTACCACCAGCTTCTTCGATGCGCTTCTTGGCATCTTCAGCAGCATCCTTAGCAATACCATCTTTAACAGACTTGGGTGCAGCTTCCACCAAATCTTTGGCTTCTTTGAGACCCAAACCTGTCAATTCCCGGACAATCTTCAGTACGGCAATCTTCTTATCAGCTGGAACTGATTCTAGAATTACGTCAAACTCAGTTTGCTCAACAGCTTCTTCAGTAGGCGCAGCAACACCACCGGGAGCAGCCATCATCATACCACCAACTGGTGCAGCAGCACTTACGCCGAAAGCTTCTTCAATTTGCTTGACTAATTCAGATGCTTCCAGCAAAGTCAAAGATTTCAATTGTTCCAAAATTTGATCGGTTGTAGCAGACATTGATATAACTCCTGTAAATTGTTTATTGGTTGATAGTTGTTGGTTGTTAGTTGCTAGTTGATAGTTGATGGTTGATAGTTGTTATCTTTTCCCCTAACTTCTAACTCCTGTACAGACGTGATGTTCCTCGCGTCTCTACTCCTAACTCCTGTACAGACGTGATTAATCACGTCTCTACTAAGATTCGCCTTCGGCGTTGTCGCTTTCGGCGTTGTCGCCTTTATCCTTGTCGGAAATTGCTTGCAAAGCACGCGCCAAAGAACCGGGTACTTCGTTGATACCCACGGCAATCTTGGTTGCCAAGGCGTTGATGCCTCCGGCAATTTGCGCCATGAGTTGTTCCTTAGATGGCAAGTCTCCGAGTACCTTGACATCAGGTTCTTTCAACAAGCGACCATCCATAACGCCGCCGCGAAGTTCTGTCTTCTTGCTGGCTTTCTGGAAGTCTTGGTAAGCCTTAATTGCGCCAGAAAAATCTTCTTTAACTAGCAAAAAGGCTGAGGAACCTTTGAGCAACTCAGACATCGGTTGCCACTTTTCCTCTCCTTCAATGGCGATACCCATCAAGGTGTTCTTTGCCACCTTGCAAATAGTGCCACTCGGACGCAACCGCCGCCGTAAGTCAGTGATTTCGGCGACTGTTAATCCCTGGTATTCAATTACCAGTGCCAAAGTTGACTCGCTCAAAGTTTCTTTGAGGTCAGCAACGATCGCTTTTTTATCTTCTACCGTTCTTCCCATCTTTGTTTCACCTCCTCAAACAATTTTTGGCTTTCCCTAAAGAAAGCGTTTTTTTCTGAACGACCCAAAACAACAAACCCCAGCTATATCAGCCGGGGTTTTGCAATGTTTTTCATGCGGTCATCACACTTTTTATCAGTGCAACTTCAAGCAATCAAAGTGCAAACCTCGGCAGGATATTAAGCTATTGACACCTGCTGTCTTTGGTTTTGCCTATTCAATTTTGGTAATTGGGAATTGGGAATTGGGCATTGGGAATTGGTCAAGCGTTTTTTCCATTACCCATTAGCCATTACCCATTCCCCATTACCCATTATGCGGCTTCGGTCAGTTTCAAATCGCGTAGGGCGTTGACATCGACTTTAATCGATGGTCCCATAGTAGCAGACACATACATTGTGCGCCAATAACGACCTTTGGCTCCTGAAGGACGGTTACGGTCAATCGTTTCTTGCAACGCCTTCAAGTTTACCAACAAATCTTCGGGCGAGAAGGATGCCTTACCAAACATAACATGGACTATGCCAGTACGATCAGCTCTAAATTCTAATTTACCAGCTTTGAATTCAGCGATCGCACTTCCTACGTCAAATGTCACCGTTCCCCCTTTGGGTGATGGCATTAAACCACGCGGACCAAGCAATTTACCAAGCCTCGCTACTTGTGGCATAACATCAGGTGTGGCAATCAGCTTATCAAAGTCCATCATGCCTTTCTGAATCTGCTCAATCAGTTCTTCCGAACCGACGATATCAGCACCGGCGTTGCTGGCTTCGGTTACTTTTTCCCCTCTGGCAATTACTGCCACCCGGACGATTTGTCCTGTGCCTTTGGGCAATGCTACAGTGGTTCGCAACTGTTGGTCTGTATACTTCGGGTCAATTCCTAACCGGATATGCGCTTCTGCTGCTTCCGCAAATTTTGCTGTTGCTGTCTCTTTGAGCAAAGATAAAGCATCAATCGGTGCATAATCCGTATCTTCTACTTTTTCTAGCAGCGCCTGCAATCGGCGTGATACTTTTTTCGTCATTTTTCTTTACTCCTGGGGTAATTAGCGAGGTTTGTTCTCTCCCCCGATAAAATTTTGTTTTGGAGCGTTGGAGCGTTGGAGCGTTCATGGTTGACGCTCAACAATCAACAGTTAACCACTCTCCACTATCCACTATCTACTATCTAATCCGCGATCGCTACGCCCATATTCCTGGCAGTACCTTCGACAATCCTCATTGCTGCTTCGATGTCATTAGCGTTGAGATCGGGCAGTTTGGTTTGGGCTATTTCTTGCAATTGGGCTTTGGTAATCGAGCCAACTTTCTTTTTGTTCGGTTCGTTTGAGCCTCTTTCAATTTTCGCTGCTTTGCGAATCAACACTGATGCTGGTGGCGTTTTCAGTACAAAAGTAAAACTCCGGTCTTCAAAAACCGAAATTTCTACCGGGATTACCATCCCAGCTTGGTCTGCTGTTTTGGCGTTGTACTCTTTGCAGAACATCATGATGTTCACACCATGTTGACCTAGCGCAGGTCCCACTGGCGGTGCTGGGTTGGCTTTCCCAGCGTTCAAAGCCAGTTTAATAATCGCTACTACTTTTTTCGCCATTTTCTATTTAGCTCTGTTTCTCAACCTGATTAAATTCCAATTCTACTGGTGTATCTCGTCCAAAAATCGAAAGCAATGCTTTGAGCCTACTCCGCTCTGGAGTAACTTCAATCACTTCACCTTCAAAATCTTTAAATGCACCTTCCCGCACGATTATCTTATCACCAACAGCCATGTCAATTTTGACAACTGGCTCTTGTTCGGCAGTCTGTTTGAAGATCCGTTCTACTTCTGAGGCACTCAGGGGCATTGGTTTGACGTGACCGCGACCTTTGCCGGTGCCGCGTTTTTGTTCGGCTCCCACGAAGTTTATTACATGGGATGTATTTCGCACTACCTGCCATACGTCATCGTCCATAACCATCCGCACTAGCACGTAACCAGGAAACACTTTTTCTTCTGTGTTTTGGCGACTGCCATCTTTACGGATTTTCACGGCTGGCGTGTGGGGAATTTCCACCTGAACTATTTTATCAGCTACATCAAATGTTTGAATGCGCTGCTCTAAGTTTGTCTTTACACGCTTTTCACAGCCACTAGCTACTTGTACTGCAT
Proteins encoded in this window:
- the rplL gene encoding 50S ribosomal protein L7/L12 produces the protein MSATTDQILEQLKSLTLLEASELVKQIEEAFGVSAAAPVGGMMMAAPGGVAAPTEEAVEQTEFDVILESVPADKKIAVLKIVRELTGLGLKEAKDLVEAAPKSVKDGIAKDAAEDAKKRIEEAGGKVTVK
- the rplJ gene encoding 50S ribosomal protein L10, with protein sequence MGRTVEDKKAIVADLKETLSESTLALVIEYQGLTVAEITDLRRRLRPSGTICKVAKNTLMGIAIEGEEKWQPMSELLKGSSAFLLVKEDFSGAIKAYQDFQKASKKTELRGGVMDGRLLKEPDVKVLGDLPSKEQLMAQIAGGINALATKIAVGINEVPGSLARALQAISDKDKGDNAESDNAEGES
- the rplA gene encoding 50S ribosomal protein L1; the encoded protein is MTKKVSRRLQALLEKVEDTDYAPIDALSLLKETATAKFAEAAEAHIRLGIDPKYTDQQLRTTVALPKGTGQIVRVAVIARGEKVTEASNAGADIVGSEELIEQIQKGMMDFDKLIATPDVMPQVARLGKLLGPRGLMPSPKGGTVTFDVGSAIAEFKAGKLEFRADRTGIVHVMFGKASFSPEDLLVNLKALQETIDRNRPSGAKGRYWRTMYVSATMGPSIKVDVNALRDLKLTEAA
- the rplK gene encoding 50S ribosomal protein L11, with protein sequence MAKKVVAIIKLALNAGKANPAPPVGPALGQHGVNIMMFCKEYNAKTADQAGMVIPVEISVFEDRSFTFVLKTPPASVLIRKAAKIERGSNEPNKKKVGSITKAQLQEIAQTKLPDLNANDIEAAMRIVEGTARNMGVAIAD
- the nusG gene encoding transcription termination/antitermination protein NusG, with amino-acid sequence MVGATDEPRNLEEAETALDALQEARWYAVQVASGCEKRVKTNLEQRIQTFDVADKIVQVEIPHTPAVKIRKDGSRQNTEEKVFPGYVLVRMVMDDDVWQVVRNTSHVINFVGAEQKRGTGKGRGHVKPMPLSASEVERIFKQTAEQEPVVKIDMAVGDKIIVREGAFKDFEGEVIEVTPERSRLKALLSIFGRDTPVELEFNQVEKQS